One Cetobacterium somerae ATCC BAA-474 genomic window carries:
- a CDS encoding HAD-IA family hydrolase produces the protein MKNIVFDIGNVLLDFHPQEFLKGLGFEKNIEDRLYKLIFLSDEWKELDRGSIDYEVAEKIFKTKAPDLKKEISIVLDKWHEMLIPIEANVNLLKSLKDYGYNIYYLSNFQKDVYEKMYNKHDFLRIGNGGVISYQVNTLKPDHFIYAILLSKYNLNPSETLFIDDNFDNIEEAKKIGFHSVLFTNCDELKNSIKPLL, from the coding sequence GAAAAATATAGTATTTGATATTGGTAATGTTCTGCTAGATTTTCATCCACAAGAATTTTTAAAAGGATTAGGATTTGAAAAAAATATTGAAGATAGGTTATACAAATTAATTTTTTTAAGTGACGAATGGAAAGAGTTAGATCGTGGTTCTATCGACTATGAAGTTGCTGAAAAGATTTTTAAGACAAAAGCCCCTGATTTAAAAAAAGAGATATCTATTGTTCTTGATAAGTGGCACGAAATGCTTATTCCTATTGAAGCAAACGTTAATCTCTTAAAATCATTAAAAGATTATGGATATAATATTTATTATCTTTCTAACTTTCAAAAAGATGTTTATGAGAAAATGTATAATAAGCATGATTTTTTAAGAATTGGAAATGGTGGCGTTATTTCATATCAAGTTAATACTTTAAAACCTGATCATTTTATATATGCAATTCTTCTTTCAAAATATAATTTAAATCCTAGTGAAACACTATTTATAGATGATAATTTCGATAATATTGAAGAAGCTAAAAAAATAGGTTTTCATAGTGTATTATTTACAAATTGTGATGAACTTAAAAATTCGATTAAACCACTACTTTAA